Proteins encoded within one genomic window of Candidatus Eisenbacteria bacterium:
- the recF gene encoding DNA replication and repair protein RecF (All proteins in this family for which functions are known are DNA-binding proteins that assist the filamentation of RecA onto DNA for the initiation of recombination or recombinational repair.), whose protein sequence is MKLLHLELRDFRNHHAARAPLDGESALLLGENGSGKTNWIEAAVLLSIGRSFRGSRDRELVRRGAERFDVRGSVEDRSGIRLDITARGSAQGSRDVRVDGAALPRLAELLGRFPTVHFSVEDVAQLNGSPSGRRRFLDVALCQLEPAYVGHLRDYQGAVRQRNRLLAEERGGRDHGTELSVWEEILARSGVELDLRRGNLTRQVDTVLRALAGTLGLGVEPEVGYPAGEIAEAGAQAVERRAERLEAARPRDRHLGWTSEGPHRATVLCRMAGRDLTEGASRGMARLYSILLRLALARVLEERLNEPPVLFLDDPESELDPRWIGPLLGLVPETTQTVVTACRPLSEAPARFRHRTMDEWKVPFGPGVSAEAGVGVGVGA, encoded by the coding sequence CCGGAACCACCACGCGGCACGGGCGCCGCTCGATGGAGAGTCGGCGCTCCTCCTGGGAGAAAACGGATCGGGGAAGACCAACTGGATCGAGGCCGCGGTGCTCCTCTCGATCGGGAGATCCTTCCGCGGATCGCGTGACCGGGAGCTCGTCCGGCGCGGCGCGGAGCGCTTCGACGTCCGAGGATCGGTCGAGGATCGGTCCGGTATCCGGCTCGACATCACGGCCCGCGGATCCGCCCAGGGCTCTCGTGACGTGCGCGTGGATGGTGCGGCACTACCCCGTCTGGCGGAGCTCCTGGGGCGGTTCCCGACGGTGCACTTCTCGGTCGAGGACGTGGCGCAGCTGAACGGCTCGCCCTCGGGGCGGCGCCGGTTCCTCGACGTGGCGCTCTGCCAGCTGGAGCCCGCGTACGTGGGCCATCTCCGCGACTACCAGGGCGCGGTCCGGCAGCGAAACCGGCTCCTCGCGGAGGAGCGCGGCGGGCGGGATCACGGCACCGAGCTCTCGGTGTGGGAAGAGATCCTGGCTCGCTCGGGTGTGGAGCTGGACCTCCGGCGCGGGAACCTCACGCGCCAGGTGGACACGGTGCTGCGGGCGCTCGCGGGGACGCTCGGTCTGGGAGTGGAGCCCGAGGTCGGATACCCGGCCGGCGAGATCGCCGAAGCCGGCGCGCAGGCCGTGGAGCGGCGGGCCGAGCGGCTCGAGGCCGCGCGACCGAGAGACCGGCATCTGGGCTGGACGTCCGAGGGGCCGCACCGCGCGACCGTCCTCTGCCGGATGGCGGGGAGGGACCTCACGGAGGGCGCTTCCCGGGGCATGGCCCGGCTCTACTCGATCCTGCTCCGGCTCGCGCTGGCGAGGGTGCTCGAGGAACGGCTGAACGAGCCTCCGGTGCTCTTCCTGGACGACCCCGAGTCGGAGCTCGATCCCCGATGGATCGGGCCCCTGCTCGGGCTCGTGCCCGAGACCACGCAGACGGTGGTGACCGCGTGCCGCCCGCTCTCCGAGGCGCCGGCGCGGTTTCGACATCGAACCATGGATGAATGGAAGGTCCCATTTGGGCCCGGTGTTTCCGCGGAGGCGGGTGTGGGTGTGGGAGTGGGCGCGTGA
- a CDS encoding DUF721 domain-containing protein codes for MSLSRRMTRGGGFEPVAPVLDRMLSGLKIAERFAAAQATELWDEVAGPEVLARTRAVGVRNGELLVEVRGSVWMGHLALLRQRILEEINERLPEGTKLQSIRLTPMRNKEGSQLESNAR; via the coding sequence GTGAGCCTCTCGAGGCGCATGACCCGGGGGGGTGGGTTCGAGCCCGTGGCGCCGGTCCTGGACCGGATGCTGAGCGGCCTCAAGATCGCGGAGCGGTTCGCCGCGGCCCAGGCCACGGAGCTCTGGGACGAGGTGGCGGGCCCCGAGGTCCTCGCGCGAACGCGCGCGGTCGGGGTTCGGAACGGGGAGCTCCTGGTCGAGGTGAGGGGCTCCGTGTGGATGGGACATCTGGCGCTCCTGCGCCAGCGGATTCTCGAGGAGATCAACGAACGGCTGCCGGAAGGGACGAAGCTCCAGTCCATCCGGCTCACGCCGATGCGAAACAAGGAGGGTTCTCAGCTTGAATCCAACGCGCGATGA
- the gyrB gene encoding DNA topoisomerase (ATP-hydrolyzing) subunit B — MTPTREGHSYDARNIQVLKGLEGVRKRPAMYIGSTGLSGLHHLVYEVVDNSVDEALAGFCTEVSVTIHTDASVTVIDNGRGIPVDIHPAQGRPALEVVMTTLHAGGKFDDNSYKVSGGLHGVGVSVVNALSEWLEVEVDRDGKRYKQRYEHGIVKSDLQTIGDTERTGTVVHWKPDSTIFETLEYNFDTLSQRLRELAFLNKGIRIQFLDERTGKKHDFQYEGGIVSFVKYLNENKTVLHPAPIYHTRERDKTIVEFSLQYNDGYVENVFSFVNNINTIEGGTHLVGFRAALTRTINGYAEREGMLKSLKDISLGGDDVREGLTAVVSVKLPEPQFEGQTKAKLGNTEVKGIVESVVGEGIRNYIEENPQVARKIVEKCIATARAREAARKARDLARRKSILDSGSLPGKLADCQLTDPAQCEIYLVEGDSAGGSAKMGRDRKYQAILPLKGKILNVEKASLDKMLANEEIRTLITALGTGIADEFNADKARYHRIIIMTDADVDGAHIRTLLLTFFFRHMRPLIERGYVYIAIPPLYRVAKGKDVRYAYNETERETAMEEMGRAKGIHLQRYKGLGEMNPDQLWSTTMDPETRSVLKVTLDDVVEADRMFTILMGDQVEPRRKFIEEYADSVRNLDV; from the coding sequence CTGACCCCGACGCGGGAAGGGCATTCGTACGACGCGAGGAACATCCAGGTCCTGAAGGGCCTGGAGGGGGTCCGCAAGCGTCCGGCGATGTACATCGGCTCGACGGGGCTCTCCGGCCTGCACCATCTCGTGTACGAGGTCGTGGACAACTCGGTCGACGAGGCCCTGGCGGGCTTCTGCACCGAGGTGTCCGTCACGATCCACACCGACGCGAGCGTCACGGTCATCGACAACGGCCGCGGCATTCCCGTGGACATCCACCCCGCGCAGGGCCGCCCCGCGCTCGAGGTCGTGATGACCACGCTGCACGCGGGCGGGAAGTTCGACGACAACTCGTACAAGGTTTCGGGAGGCCTTCACGGCGTCGGCGTCTCGGTCGTGAACGCGCTCTCCGAGTGGCTCGAGGTCGAGGTCGACCGGGACGGCAAGCGATACAAGCAGCGCTACGAGCACGGGATCGTGAAGTCCGATCTCCAGACGATCGGCGACACCGAGCGCACGGGCACGGTGGTCCACTGGAAGCCGGACTCCACGATCTTCGAGACCCTCGAGTACAACTTCGACACGCTGTCGCAGCGGCTCCGCGAGCTCGCGTTCCTCAACAAGGGGATCCGCATCCAGTTCCTGGACGAGCGGACCGGGAAGAAGCACGACTTCCAGTACGAGGGCGGGATCGTCTCGTTCGTGAAGTACCTGAACGAGAACAAGACCGTGCTCCATCCGGCTCCGATCTACCATACGCGCGAGCGCGACAAGACGATTGTGGAGTTCTCGCTCCAGTACAACGACGGTTACGTCGAGAACGTCTTCTCGTTCGTGAACAACATCAACACGATCGAGGGCGGCACGCACCTCGTCGGCTTCCGCGCGGCGCTCACGCGCACGATCAACGGGTACGCCGAGCGCGAGGGGATGCTGAAGTCGCTGAAGGACATCTCCCTGGGCGGCGACGACGTGCGCGAGGGGCTGACCGCGGTCGTGAGCGTCAAGCTCCCCGAGCCGCAGTTCGAGGGGCAGACCAAGGCGAAGCTCGGGAACACCGAGGTGAAGGGGATCGTCGAGTCCGTCGTGGGCGAGGGGATCCGGAACTACATCGAGGAAAACCCGCAGGTCGCGCGGAAGATCGTCGAGAAGTGCATCGCGACGGCCCGCGCGCGCGAGGCGGCCCGGAAGGCGCGCGATCTCGCGCGGCGGAAGTCGATCCTCGATTCGGGCTCGCTCCCCGGGAAGCTCGCGGACTGCCAGCTCACCGATCCCGCCCAGTGCGAGATCTACCTGGTCGAGGGCGACTCGGCCGGCGGCTCGGCCAAGATGGGGCGCGACCGGAAGTACCAGGCGATCCTCCCCTTGAAGGGGAAGATCCTGAACGTCGAGAAGGCCTCGCTCGACAAGATGCTCGCGAACGAGGAGATCCGGACGCTGATCACGGCGCTCGGCACGGGGATCGCCGACGAGTTCAACGCGGACAAGGCGCGCTACCACCGGATCATCATCATGACCGACGCGGACGTGGACGGCGCCCACATCCGGACGCTCCTCCTCACGTTCTTCTTCCGCCACATGCGGCCTCTGATCGAGCGCGGCTACGTGTACATCGCCATCCCGCCGCTCTACCGCGTGGCGAAGGGGAAGGACGTGCGCTACGCCTACAACGAGACGGAGCGCGAGACGGCGATGGAGGAGATGGGAAGGGCGAAGGGGATCCATCTCCAGCGCTACAAGGGCCTCGGGGAGATGAACCCCGATCAGCTCTGGTCCACGACGATGGATCCTGAGACGCGGAGCGTGCTCAAGGTCACCCTCGACGACGTGGTCGAGGCGGACCGCATGTTCACGATCCTCATGGGGGATCAGGTGGAGCCGCGCCGCAAGTTCATCGAAGAATACGCGGAC